AGACTGTAATGTGCAAATTTACAaggctgaaagttcaatgcaaatagagatattttcttttaaagttatGGCAGTTTAATGCTTACAGTTTTGGCTAGTGGGGACTACAACAAGCTACTTCCCACGTTGGAGACATCACAAGCCCTGAAATTTACATAAACCCCACACCCGGGGCCATGTTGCGCTGctttatgctgtgttcacaccaaatgcaaatagagcgtctggcgcgaatcatttcaatgttaagtcaatgtaaagacgcgtttacgcgcATCTGGAGGTCTCACGGcgcgaatgaggcgtttagcgcAGCGctgtagacgcgaattcgcctcattcgcgcgaaTGATTTGAATTGAGCGTCTGTCGCAATACGCTCATTACGCGCGAAAggtgcttttttgcatttgtgtttgacgCGAATTCGCATCTGCTGTCtgagttgaattttttttaactttgccgataagtttatgagcttctgaatgttactttttgcacagcgcggtctcagatctctgtgtgcaagtggtgtgtgtgtgtgtgcatgtgcacgcatgcgcatcaattaaagcagtgcattaacagtgattaaactgttttaatgcattggccttgtcacacacacacatatggcacACTGTATCTGTTATTCTCTCTTtttctgaaagtaaaaaaaaaactatagattaaaaaatattcagAAGCTATTTGCATCCTCaaaaaatgtatgcttttttttataatttttttttatcgtatcaTTTAGAaatgtgtatgtaccgtttaaatacagaattcatTAATAACCGGCTGGGGCAcagttggcacagtggttaaccaaaAACGTAAGCAATTACCACCCCCATATTTCATAACTGTGAATTTTGTGAACTGATACACCCCTGATTAGAAGCTAACATAAGCAGTAGCAttcacaaataacagcatatctaaatacaataacaaataaaaaaaatatacgaTTCTGAAAACACCCTGTAAGAGTTGTGCTTGCACAGGTTTTGGACAATCCTCTTCACTAATATTCTCTGGGTCTCAGTCAAGCTCAAATTGTGACGCTAAGTATTGATGACGCCATTGTATACAATACAACCAGAGCACATGACACTGAGGTGAGGGGTGTGACATTTCTGGACGTGCAGCATGCGGTTTAGCGAATCACAAAACACTGGGCAAGCTAACCAGTCTGAGCCCATtatgtatttctgagggaggcGCTTCATAAAGGAAAACCAGGAAATCAACAGAGCATTCATGAGCGAAGGGATATGCTGCGTTCAGTTCCTCCTGGGAAGTTTGTAATTACGAGTTGACAATTCGTAATTACGACGTCAAGTATATTCAAGTCAGTTAAGTCGGCACAAGATGGCGATGTACcttcttttaataaattacaagaaaatacaacaagGTTTGTTAACTCCCCTTATAGAAAATGAAAAGCAAGGAAATTGCATCAGGTGTGGTttgcgtttttatttttattaaataatttatgaagCCACTTTAATCTGTATCGCATAAAAACTTATTAATTGTTATATTGCAATCCTGTCTATCAATTTCAACTAAATAAATTACTGTCAGCCAGGAGCAAGTGCAGATACACCCCATATTAATGAAGCATACTATTTCCAGACAAGCAGAATATACCCCAGAATATAACATGCTTAATGACTTTTATTTGTCTCTTTTCACCTTAGATCTGATGCCACTGAAAGAGGAGTATAATTTATTGaatgaaatggaagagaaaaatcAGTTTGAGAAGCATCAGGATTCTATACCTGGAGAAAAATGTTGCTCACAGACTGAAAAGAAACCTCGAAAGTTACGGGCTCTGCCTCCATTAATCTGCTTTCATTGTGGAAAGTATTTCAATCAACATGGAAACCTTACAGTCCATCTGAGAGTTCAttctggagagaagcctttcacctgccaagagtgtggaaagtgttttacTCAAAAAGCACACCTTAAAGTGCATATGAGGGTTCACATTAGGGAGAGCTCTTTCACCTGCCAGCAGTGtggaaaatattttaacagaaaaaataactttatattcCACATGAGAACTCATGCTAATGAGAGCTCTTCCACATGCCTGCAGTGTggaaaaatatttagcaaaagaGGAAACCTTAAAgaacacatgagaattcacactggagagaagccttacacatgtcctcagtgtggaaagagttttagccGAAAAGGAAATCTTAGCGATCACgtaagaattcacactggagtgaAGCCTTACatttgccaacagtgtggaaaaagtttcaatAAATCTAGTACCTTGAAaattcacatgagaattcacactggagagagctCTTTTAACTGCCAACAATGTGGAAAACATTTTGATCAACAAGGAAACCTTAAAAACCACATGataattcacactggagagaagccatttgtgtgtgatcagtgtggaaagagtttcaactTAAAAGGAAATCTAAAagttcacatgagagttcacagcGGAGGGAGTCCTTTCACctgtcaacagtgtggaaaaacTTTTACTCGAAAAGGAAGCCTCAAAgtccacatgagagttcacactggagagcaGCCTTTTATATGccttcagtgtggaaagagttttccaCATAAGAAAAACCTTAAatcccacatgagaattcacactggagagaagccattcacatgtgatcagtgtggaaagagtttcagataTAAATTTACCCTTAAtcaccacatgagaattcactcaaaagaaaaattaattaaatgtcataaGTATTGAAGGGGTTTAAGAGACAGGAATCAGCTAAAGAATCATGAGAAAAATTCACATTAGACCAAAGCCTTTAATTTGGCCTTTGTGTGGGATAAGATTCAAACTTAAAGCAAACATTACCATTCACATGAGACCTCACACTGTACAGTGGACTTATCAGTCAGACTTCATGTAATTTCCTGACTTGTTCTGGAATTAAATTGTACTGTTTCTTATTTAGGCATAAGAAATGCAGTAGTTTCAGAAATTACCTACATATTCACTCTGATAGAAGAGAATATTCATCATTCACAGATACACCTGAAATGTAATTGTGAAAATTCtcaatacaaatataaatcatTTGATATGAAACTGAATCTGACTTTGAAATTTCTGACCATTCATTTCATGTCCCATTTGGAAGCTACTAACACTAGCCAGATTCACAGGTGAGTGACTCCTTACCACAGTAGCCGTttgacttgcttagttggggacagtTAATTTTTGGCAATATTATCGACTTTTGGAATTGTAAGAGAACAGAACTGAGCTGGATTATCACtaaatcaacaatgaactgaccGTAAATTAAAAATTCACTGTTTACTATTGTATTGTATTCTTTTTAAAGTTGCTTTAtagcagaatgaaaaaaaatgttggcaTAATTGTTTTCTTTACTGTTGAACACTGTAAATCTGTGTAGGGAATTTTAGCTCCTTTACAGGGGGATTGAATATGAAGATTcgaattaatttgattaaaccgATTCTAAATTTGATTAGCTTATACTTCGTCAACAGTCCGTCCAGCGAACATTAAAATCAGTATATGCAGctgtggcttaatggttagagagttggacttgtaacccggtCGCAGGTTTGTGTcttgtgctggcaggagttgtcgtgggagggagtgaatgaacagtgctctcttccacactCAGCACCCATGgatgaagtgcccttgagcaaagcactgaacccccagttgttccccgggcgctggatatatagctgcccactgcttcgggggtgtgttcactgctatgtgtTTGTGCACTTGGTTGAGTTAAATCCGAGTATTGGTTGgcaatacttggcaaatgtcacaacttccaCTTTAAATTATAAGCTACGAGCTAGGTAGCAAAGGATCTAGTATTTAGTTATTTAGAAAAAGCAAGCTCACAGAATTTGTTCAGACATTGGTAGTTTTGGCCGAGCTGAGTTGGTCCATCCCACGATGCTATCTTCCAATCGACTTGTTGCAAGGAGGAGCGTGCATACTTTAACATGATGCTTCAATTTTCTCAACCGGGGGGTATCTTTGCAGGTTTTGTTTAATAACTAAAAACTATAAAGTGTCATAGAACACGGCGGTCAAAATACcatattttcattcatttcaaaGTCTTGCAAGTATAGCGACTATTCGTTCAACACTAGACTTACCAAATCTTACatgaatacaggtgcatctcagtaaattagaaaagttaatttatttcagtaattcaactaaaattgtgaaactcatgtattaaatttaatgcacacatgatgcttttggctcacatttaataaaaacccacCCATTCACATTTGgaatatctcaacaaattagaatatggtgacatgccaatcagctaatcaattcaaaacacctgcaaaggtttccccGAGCCTTCAAATtggtctttcagtttggttcactaagatacacaatcatggggaagactgctgctTCTCCAgaagacaaccattgacacccttcacaaggaaggtaagccacaaacattcattgccaaaaaagctggctgttcaaagagtgctgtatccaagcatgttttcAAAGTTGGACTCTAAATATCTTTGATAGTTGGGCTACTGCACTCAAGTAGGCATCGATTGTCTCATTTAGTGGCATTTCATGGTTCGGAAGACCTGCCGATTCCTCTGCAGTGAGATGTTGTGTTAACTCTACATCTGGGATTGAAATTCTGCCTGCATCTTCCGCGGCATGTGGTTCCAGTTTAGTTTGCTCCAATACTGTTTTTTCGGTACCATGAAAGTGACTTGGCCTTAAGCGGCATTTATTGCATTAGTAACTTGCACTCCACAGCTGACCTGCTCtggggcaggttatgttctggttTAGAGATCTTATTTTCTTGAAGCTGATTGGTAAAATTTCAGTTTGATGCATCTCTGGCAATAAAGCCACTCCCCCAGTTTATATTTCTCCAAGTCAAGTGAAAAGATGCTACgtagtaaaacattttaaagattttttgaagagattgttttttataattattttatgatttaatatacCCTTAATCCATTACACAAGCTTAGTTTGTTTACACAAGCCTATTACTAGTTTAATAGTAATTAATAAGTAGATATAGATAATATGCAAtataaataagttttaaaatcAATCGCTTTAAACATGACTACATATGAGCTTAGATTTTTAAGTGTATTTACACCTATAAATATGATTAACTCTATAAAGTAACTTTACAACACAACTTGATCATGATTCAAGATTGCGGGAGATGCGCATGCTGTGGATTCTCTCCCTCCCGTCAGAacggtgttttttttattttgtgagtagcagtgtttttgtacgtcttcATAGCGTCTATCTGTCTTTAAGCACACATACAGTTgggagtttctgctcgatgtcggtAGAACCCCATTTTAAGAGTAAAACTCTTCACAAACTCGGCATTATACCACTAGGCCATCTGAATGTTGTCACCTGTAACTCCGAACTGCCTTGTACAgcattatttaactttattttatttatttattttacatttaatctgtatcttatctgtatttttatgctgtacttttagtgttatctgtatgcaccaagggtctgataGTAACACAATTTCAAATCTCTGtatgaatgtactgtatatgctgctttgacaataaagcagactttgacTTTTTGAATTTGACTTCATGGTTAGATCATTTCATcttgtaaatgtgtttaaattcttcatattgatcaatttttttgtctttggtAGTGAATCGCACACGAGAAGTGAATCACAGTTTCAAGGCATATGTTTGGCTGTTCATTACTGATGTCACTCTTTCATGTGCACGTGGTCCATTAACTCAGGATCAAGCCTGAGTTGACAGagaaagttgatgatcagcatcGTGGTACCAACAAAGTTGGATTgaactggtttggttttgtcaactcaaaactaatcctgtaacccGAGTTTGTTCAGCCACCATTATGGTACAGGCCCCAGATCTGTCTTCCCCTTTAAGTAATTCTAAGcaaattacacaaaaacaaataatataacagGATTCATCTTATAAGCAAGTGTTACATTCATGTTCTGGGGCCTCCTTATTTCAATAAGGAGGTTCGACCAACTATGAGTTTAAATTCAAACTCTGCTTTGAAATGAACAACTGACTTGTTGAAAATGAACAACTGACTTGtggaagaattttaaaatcagaagtaaaaaaataacTGTTGCTTTTGTATTGGTAAGAAATAAAGTTGACcaaataaatattgaataatttgtgttttttaaacagCTGTGGTGGTGGTTATGGCATATATCTCGTACCACCCCTCCATCTGGCATCCTTCCATTCAATACAGTATCTGATTCATTTTCAGAAGATGCGATGAAGAAAATTCTAATTATTGGATTACTTCGCAGCAAGATGTTATCAAATGAACATCATTTATCAGATTAATAAACTGATTTCTACACCACTGACCTATAGTAAAACACCTCTTTGACAGATTTGTGCCCAGAAAAAAAAGTCTCAGAAAGAGAGTAAGAGCAAACACACACTTGCTTTTATTATCAGTCGGCATGCAGTGGGCCTTACTAATGTGCTCTGCATCTCTGCATCAATGTTTTATAGAAATCTACCATTTAAAATGGTACTGCATGTgaatattgcaaaaataaataaataatccctATATGCAGCTTCCTCGTCTACAGTATCCTGTATAAAACGAGACGCCATGTTTGTCACTTTGACTGTGTCTGCATGATGGAAATATGCACAATGAATAAATACCtgcacagcaaaaaaaataaaataaactttttttactagcaatttttgttttcttgtttccagtcataatatttgaacattataaaatcaagatgcattttctacataaaaactaaaaataaaaagtatttaatctTGTTTCcatgggagaaaaaaaattatttactgcattcttcttatttacatttattcatttagcagacgcttttatccaaagcgacttacagatgaagacagtggaagcaatcaaaaacagatagaataaaaaaaaagaatagagcaagctagttagagttctttacacacacacacacacatacaattgcataataaatgaaaagaaaagaaaatacaaaaagattagaaaggtagttagattttttttaagaacaattagaatagtgagtgttcaagttagagggtcaaataaagatggaagagatgggttttaacccgattcttgaagatgactaaggactcagctgctcggattgtgttggggaggtcattccaccaggagggaacatttaatttaaaagtccgtaaaagtgactttgtgcttctttgggatggcacaatcaagcgacgttcacttgcagaacgcaagcttctagagggcacataagtctgaagtaacaaattaggtaaatgggtgcagagccagtggtagttttgtaggcaaacatcaatgccttgaattttatgcgagcagctattggaagccagtgcaaattgataaacagaggtgtgacgtgtattctttttggctcattaaaaattaatcttgctgccacgttctgaattaattataaatgtttgatagaattggctggaagacctgccaagagggcattgcaatagtccagcctggacagaacaagagcttgaacaatttgtgcagcatgttccgaaagaaagggcttgatcttcttgatgttgaataaagcaaatctgcaggatcggacggTTTtggcaatgtggtctgagaa
The DNA window shown above is from Carassius carassius chromosome 26, fCarCar2.1, whole genome shotgun sequence and carries:
- the LOC132106083 gene encoding gastrula zinc finger protein XlCGF8.2DB-like isoform X1, with protein sequence MAFIKEECEDIKIEEAVRVKQEDTEEQTDLMPLKEEYNLLNEMEEKNQFEKHQDSIPGEKCCSQTEKKPRKLRALPPLICFHCGKYFNQHGNLTVHLRVHSGEKPFTCQECGKCFTQKAHLKVHMRVHIRESSFTCQQCGKYFNRKNNFIFHMRTHANESSSTCLQCGKIFSKRGNLKEHMRIHTGEKPYTCPQCGKSFSRKGNLSDHVRIHTGVKPYICQQCGKSFNKSSTLKIHMRIHTGESSFNCQQCGKHFDQQGNLKNHMIIHTGEKPFVCDQCGKSFNLKGNLKVHMRVHSGGSPFTCQQCGKTFTRKGSLKVHMRVHTGEQPFICLQCGKSFPHKKNLKSHMRIHTGEKPFTCDQCGKSFRYKFTLNHHMRIHSKEKLIKCHKY